From one Cardiocondyla obscurior isolate alpha-2009 linkage group LG06, Cobs3.1, whole genome shotgun sequence genomic stretch:
- the LOC139103284 gene encoding uncharacterized protein yields the protein MATMGVTVFCNRVQLNGNDQEQLMLLRTLQDNENNIIGNQPTLIVPKSNGGGSSTNSAAVLPPYDPSRLKKHGKNGQPPPVAVARRNARERNRVKQVNNGFATLRQHIPSHIAAGYGDRGKKLSKVETLRMAVEYIRGLQRLLAEADGIEYNSKTAIGTQCAPSPTSSVISSTHNGSGERLVLEDDVLAAEDDEGEQLDDEEDETKSKIILSRLSPNRTTISSPRDYYASSAGDEENLEPRTMAGGQNFSRLSPNSVASPPSEYYAQNEENLEPQILSPYSGAGDSEEGATTIYATSPETFSGALYYKQEITETGEFMDVVSWWEQEQGRLVHQQHTQRLTHV from the exons ATGGCGACCATGGGGGTAACTGTGTTTTGCAATAGAGTGCAGTTAAACGGCAACGATCAGGAACAGCTAATGCTGCTGCGAACGTTGCAAGATAACGAGAACAATATTATTGGGAATCAGCCGACGTTGATAGTACCGAAGAGCAACGGCGGTGGAAGCTCAACGAATTCCGCAGCGGTGCTACCTCCGTACGATCCCTCGAGATTAAAAAAGCACGGAAAGAACGGACAACCGCCGCCGGTTGCTGTCGCACGAAGAAACGCCAGGGAGAGAAATCGGGTGAAGCAAGTAAACAACGGATTCGCTACTTTACGCCAACACATTCCGAGTCACATTGCCGCGGGTTACGGAGACAGGGGTAAAAAGTTATCGAAGGTAGAGACGCTTAGGATGGCTGTGGAGTACATCAGGGGCCTTCAAAGGCTACTGGCCGAGGCTGATGGCATTGAATATAATTCTAAAACCGCTATCGGGACACAATGCGCCCCATCGCCAACCAGCAGCGTCATTTCTTCGACGCATAACGGCTCTGGCGAGAGACTAGTTCTCGAGGATGATGTACTTGCCGCAGAAGACGACGAGGGGGAACAATTGGATGACGAGGAGGACGAGACCaaatcgaaaattatattatccaG ATTGTCCCCTAATCGAACAACTATTTCGTCTCCACGTGACTACTACGCGTCCTCGGCAGGCGACGAGGAAAACTTGGAGCCGCGAACTATGGCCGGTGGACAAAATTTCTCCAGACTGTCGCCGAATTCGGTGGCCTCGCCACCCTCGGAATACTACGCTCAAAACGAGGAGAATCTGGAGCCGCAGATTTTATCGCCCTACAGCGGTGCCGGCGACAGTGAAGAGGGTGCAACGACTATCTACGCGACCAGCCCAGAAACCTTCTCCGGGGCCCTTTACTATAAGCAGGAGATCACTGAGACAGGGGAATTCATGGACGTCGTCAGCTGGTGGGAACAAGAACAGGGAAGACTCGTCCATCAACAGCACACGCAACGGCTGACGCACGTGTAA
- the LOC139103419 gene encoding cytochrome P450 4g15-like codes for MDADPVAETSYLSIITFSVLSMLVTVLIAGYYYIETSRAVRLIKKLPGPPSVPILGHSLVTLRMTPANLWQKGLEYHKLYGNIAGAYIGTKAVVFLIDPRDVEIILSSSVHIDKAEDYQFFKPWLGDGLLITTGDKWRRHRKVIAPTFHMNILKTFVPLFYENSIDLVHRLREKVGQKFDCHDYLSAVTVDILTETAMGVKRERRAKTGFDYAMAVMKMSDILHRRQFDVSLRFDALFKFSKLAKIQEKLLNIIHTVTEHVIKEKSRDVEEKLTKSQSKEVQNGKTTDNSNTNENTEKVQSDSSYMHYVRDDLDDIDENDVGEKKRLAFLEMMLELKKNGQMTDEEVWEEVNTIMFEGHDTTAAGSSFALCVLGYLQDIQARVHEEIDAIFGDSNRQCTFQDTLEMKYLEKVIMETLRLFPPVPLIARQLNQDVKLVSGNYIIPKTATVLILQFMTHRLEKYYPNSTVFNPDNFLPEKMQQRHYYSYIPFSAGPRSCVGRKFAMLKLKVLLSTILRNYRIISDTPLTDFQLRGDIILKRDDGFNIKIEPRKPASRTEVAI; via the exons ATGGACGCAGATCCAGTTGCAGAAACATCCTATTTATCAATCATAACTTTTTCTGTGCTGTCTATGCTCGTTACAGTGCTAATTGCAGGATATTATTACATCGAAACATCTCGAGCAGTGCGTTTGATAAAGAAATTACCAG gtCCTCCCTCTGTACCTATTTTAGGCCATTCTTTAGTAACTTTGAGAATGACTCCCGCAAATTTGTGGCAAAAAGGACTTGAATACCATAAATTGTACGGAAATATAGCAGGTGCATATATAGGTACAAAAGCAGTAGTCTTTTTGATAGATCCACGAGATGTTGAAATAATCTTGAGTAGTTCTGTGCATATCGATAAAGCCGAAGATTATCA ATTTTTCAAGCCATGGCTTGGAGATGGTCTACTGATCACAACCGGCGACAAGTGGCGCAGACACAGAAAAGTAATTGCACCGACGTTTCACATGAATATTCTGAAAACTTTTGTACCTTTATTTTACGAGAACAGCATAGACCTTGTGCATCGACTTCGCGAAAAGGTTGGACAGAAATTTGATTGTCACGATTATCTATCAGCCGTAACGGTTGATATTTTAACGGAAACAGCAATGGGAGTTAAGAGAGAACGAAGGGCCAAAACCGGATTTGACTACGCCATGGCTGTAATGAa aATGAGCGATATCTTACACCGAAGACAATTTGATGTATCATTACGATTTGACGcgctttttaaattttcgaaGCTTGCCAAGATCCAAGAAAAGCTGCTCAATATTATTCATACCGTGACAGAACATGTGATCAAGGAGAAATCAAGAGATGTCGAAGAGAAACTTACAAAAAGTCAATCGAAGGAAGTGCAAAATGGTAAAACAACGGATAATTCTAATACGAACGAAAATACGGAAAAAGTTCAAAGTGATTCTAGCTACATGCATTACGTGAGAGACGATCTCGATGATATTGACGAGAACGACGTAGGTGAGAAGAAGCGACTTGCTTTCCTAGAAATGATGCtggaattgaaaaaaaatgggcAGATGACTGACGAGGAGGTTTGGGAGGAAGTGAACACAATTATGTTTGAg GGTCATGATACCACAGCAGCGGGATCGAGCTTTGCACTTTGTGTTTTAGGATATCTTCAAGACATTCAG GCTCGCGTGCACGAGGAAATAGACGCAATTTTCGGCGATAGTAACAGACAGTGTACTTTCCAAGATACTTTGGAAATGAAATATCTTGAAAAGGTTATTATGGAAACTTTGAGACTTTTTCCACCAGTGCCTCTGATCGCTAGACAACTTAACCAGGATGTAAAACTTG TTTCAggcaattatattattccgaAAACGGCCACAGTACTGATTCTACAATTTATGACGCATCGATTAGAGAAATATTATCCAAATTCAACAGTTTTTAATCCAGACAACTTTTTACCAGAAAAAATGCAGCAAAGACACTATTATTCTTATATTCCTTTTAGCGCTGGACCAAG gtcTTGCGTGGGACGAAAATTTGCTATGCTAAAACTAAAGGTTCTGCTGTCGACGATATTAAGGAACTACCGTATTATTTCTGATACTCCACTGACGGATTTCCAGCTGCGAGGTGATATTATACTGAAACGAGATGACGGATTTAACATCAAAATCGAGCCACGCAAACCAGCATCTCGTACAGAAGTggcgatttaa